From the genome of Pelobacter propionicus DSM 2379, one region includes:
- a CDS encoding type II toxin-antitoxin system RelE family toxin — translation MPLFTYFPTPAFSAKLARIEKQDPPGHARILGVIERLLENPADADGWMHGGHHGRLKKYVGRRDYRLIYHWCQRCRKEGRKLEQQCGFCNQIQDNSVVFFDVYHKNGASRIT, via the coding sequence ATGCCCCTGTTCACCTATTTCCCCACCCCCGCCTTCAGCGCCAAGCTGGCCAGGATCGAGAAACAGGATCCTCCCGGCCACGCCCGCATCCTGGGGGTGATCGAGCGTCTGCTGGAAAACCCCGCCGATGCCGACGGCTGGATGCACGGCGGGCACCACGGGCGGCTCAAGAAGTACGTCGGCCGCCGCGACTACCGGCTTATCTATCACTGGTGCCAGCGGTGCCGCAAGGAGGGGAGGAAGCTGGAGCAGCAGTGCGGCTTCTGCAACCAGATCCAGGACAACAGCGTGGTCTTCTTCGATGTCTACCACAAGAACGGGGCCAGCCGGATCACCTGA
- a CDS encoding eCIS core domain-containing protein, with the protein MKSAQKRSREVITGPATHRTPDHASATTPQSPLQEMIGNSPRMVAQGKRLAQFQSKTEDEELAKQGKFTAQRLPEEEDEPKQGTFAAQGKMPEEEELTQGKFSAQMAPQEEEEPLQGRFPAQLKPSGGIPDGLRSGMERGLGSDFSDVRVHPDSGKATEVGALAYTQGNDIHFAPGQFSPDTSAGRQLLGHELAHVVQQREGRVSPTTEVAGMPVNDDPSLESEADRLGSKAAG; encoded by the coding sequence ATGAAAAGCGCGCAGAAGAGGTCAAGAGAGGTGATAACCGGCCCGGCCACGCACCGCACACCGGATCATGCATCTGCTACCACTCCCCAGAGCCCGCTCCAGGAGATGATCGGCAACAGCCCGCGCATGGTCGCCCAGGGAAAACGTCTGGCCCAGTTCCAGTCCAAAACGGAAGACGAAGAGCTGGCCAAGCAGGGGAAATTTACGGCCCAACGCCTTCCCGAAGAGGAGGACGAGCCGAAACAGGGGACGTTCGCCGCACAGGGCAAGATGCCGGAGGAAGAGGAGTTGACGCAGGGAAAATTCAGCGCCCAGATGGCGCCGCAGGAGGAAGAGGAACCGCTGCAGGGGAGGTTTCCCGCCCAGCTCAAGCCGTCCGGCGGCATTCCCGATGGCCTGCGGTCGGGCATGGAACGGGGATTGGGCTCGGACTTCTCCGACGTGAGAGTTCACCCCGACTCCGGCAAGGCCACGGAGGTGGGGGCGCTAGCCTACACCCAGGGGAACGACATCCACTTCGCGCCGGGGCAGTTCAGCCCGGACACCAGCGCCGGACGGCAGCTTCTGGGCCACGAACTGGCCCACGTGGTGCAGCAGCGGGAGGGAAGGGTCAGCCCCACCACCGAGGTGGCCGGCATGCCGGTGAACGACGATCCGTCCCTGGAGAGCGAGGCGGACCGTCTGGGGAGCAAAGCGGCGGGATAA